A genomic stretch from Enterobacter oligotrophicus includes:
- the tusA gene encoding sulfurtransferase TusA, with amino-acid sequence MTDLFSSPDHTLDAQGLRCPEPVMMVRKTVRTMQTGETLLIIADDPATTRDIPGFCTFMEHELVAQETEALPYRYVIRKG; translated from the coding sequence ATGACCGACCTGTTCTCCAGCCCAGACCACACCCTTGATGCCCAGGGCCTCCGCTGTCCGGAACCTGTCATGATGGTGCGCAAAACCGTGCGCACTATGCAGACCGGCGAAACGCTGTTAATTATTGCTGACGATCCGGCGACCACGCGCGATATCCCCGGTTTTTGTACCTTTATGGAACATGAGCTGGTAGCGCAGGAAACAGAAGCATTACCGTACCGGTATGTGATCCGTAAGGGGTAA
- the rsmD gene encoding 16S rRNA (guanine(966)-N(2))-methyltransferase produces MKKPTRAPAGQIRIIGGQWRGRKLPVPDSPGLRPTTDRVRETLFNWLAPSMVDAHCLDCFAGSGALGLEALSRYAASATLLEMERGVAQTLQQNLATLKATNAKVVNTNTLSFLAQKGTPHNVVFVDPPFRKGLLEETLSLLEQNGWLADDALIYVESEVENGLPPVPVHWDLHREKVAGQVAYRLYHRQAQGGSDAGTD; encoded by the coding sequence ATGAAGAAACCCACCCGCGCCCCGGCCGGTCAAATTCGAATTATTGGCGGTCAGTGGCGAGGCCGGAAATTACCGGTGCCGGACAGCCCCGGTTTACGCCCCACCACCGACCGCGTGCGCGAGACGCTGTTTAACTGGCTGGCCCCGTCAATGGTAGACGCCCATTGCCTGGACTGCTTCGCCGGAAGCGGCGCATTAGGGCTGGAAGCGCTGTCGCGCTATGCCGCCAGCGCCACACTTCTGGAGATGGAGCGCGGCGTTGCGCAGACGCTGCAGCAAAATCTGGCGACGCTGAAAGCCACCAACGCAAAAGTGGTGAACACCAATACGCTGAGTTTTCTCGCGCAAAAGGGCACGCCGCACAACGTGGTCTTTGTCGACCCGCCGTTCCGCAAGGGGCTGCTGGAAGAGACGTTATCCCTGCTGGAGCAAAATGGCTGGCTGGCGGATGACGCGCTTATTTATGTAGAGAGTGAAGTGGAAAACGGTTTACCGCCGGTGCCCGTGCACTGGGATTTGCACCGCGAAAAAGTGGCAGGCCAGGTCGCTTATCGTCTGTATCACCGTCAGGCACAAGGAGGCTCCGATGCCGGTACTGATTAA
- a CDS encoding 7-cyano-7-deazaguanine/7-aminomethyl-7-deazaguanine transporter: MTQFSQSQRVKALFWLSLFHLLVITSSNYLVQLPISIFGFHTTWGAFSFPFIFLATDLTVRIFGAPLARRIIFAVMLPALFISYVISSLFYMGSWQGFEALTHFNLFVARIAAASFMAYALGQILDVHVFNRLRQNHRWWMAPTASTLFGNVSDTLAFFFIAFWRSPDAFMAEHWMEIALVDYCFKVLISIVFFLPMYGVLLNMLLKRLADKSEISALQAG; this comes from the coding sequence ATGACGCAGTTTTCTCAATCGCAGCGCGTAAAGGCGTTGTTCTGGCTTTCGCTATTTCATCTGCTGGTGATCACCTCCAGCAACTATCTGGTGCAGCTCCCGATATCCATTTTTGGTTTCCACACCACCTGGGGCGCGTTCAGTTTTCCGTTTATTTTCCTCGCCACCGATTTGACCGTGCGGATCTTTGGCGCACCGCTGGCGCGGCGCATTATTTTCGCGGTGATGCTCCCGGCGCTGTTCATTTCGTATGTGATTTCCTCCCTGTTTTACATGGGAAGCTGGCAGGGCTTTGAGGCGCTGACGCACTTCAACCTGTTTGTCGCCCGTATCGCCGCCGCCAGCTTTATGGCCTACGCGCTGGGACAGATCCTCGACGTTCATGTGTTCAACCGCCTGCGTCAAAACCATCGCTGGTGGATGGCACCAACCGCCTCCACGCTGTTCGGTAACGTGAGCGATACGCTGGCCTTCTTCTTTATCGCCTTCTGGCGCAGCCCGGATGCCTTTATGGCCGAACACTGGATGGAAATCGCCCTCGTGGACTACTGCTTCAAGGTGCTCATCAGCATCGTGTTCTTCCTGCCGATGTATGGCGTATTGCTCAATATGCTGCTGAAAAGGCTGGCAGATAAATCTGAAATCTCCGCATTGCAGGCAGGTTAA
- a CDS encoding TRAP transporter small permease, with product MSELYLKWMDRLYLLAMTVAGISLLVMTVVIPIGIFSRYVLNRGESWPEPIAIICMVTFTFIGAAVGYRAGSHIAVNMLTDRLPEGLKNLCARVVDLLMLLISALMFWYSLWLCVDLWEQPVAEFPILTSGESYLPLPVGSAILILFVVERLLFGSQENRPVVLIGNHS from the coding sequence ATGTCCGAACTCTACCTGAAGTGGATGGACCGTCTGTACCTGCTCGCCATGACCGTGGCGGGCATTTCCCTGCTGGTGATGACGGTTGTGATTCCGATTGGCATCTTCTCGCGCTACGTGCTTAACCGCGGCGAGTCCTGGCCGGAGCCGATTGCCATTATCTGCATGGTGACGTTTACCTTCATTGGCGCGGCGGTAGGCTACCGCGCCGGGTCGCATATTGCGGTAAACATGCTCACGGACCGGCTGCCAGAAGGGCTGAAAAACCTCTGCGCCCGCGTGGTCGACCTGCTGATGTTGCTGATCTCCGCTCTGATGTTCTGGTACAGCCTCTGGCTGTGCGTCGATCTCTGGGAGCAGCCTGTCGCGGAATTCCCGATCCTGACCTCCGGTGAAAGCTATCTGCCGCTGCCGGTTGGGTCCGCCATTCTGATCCTGTTTGTTGTTGAACGCCTGCTGTTTGGCTCGCAGGAAAACCGTCCCGTCGTGCTGATCGGCAACCACAGTTAA
- a CDS encoding DUF1145 family protein, with product MPVLINLGRLLMLGVWAFLILNLVHPFPRPMNIFVNVALIFTSFMHALQMVMLKNGLPKDGPQMTGWQQLRVFIFGVFELLVWMKKFKAQVKK from the coding sequence ATGCCGGTACTGATTAACCTGGGACGTTTACTGATGCTGGGCGTCTGGGCGTTTTTGATTTTGAATCTGGTGCACCCGTTCCCGCGCCCGATGAACATTTTCGTTAACGTCGCGCTGATTTTCACCTCATTCATGCATGCCCTGCAGATGGTGATGCTGAAAAACGGCCTGCCGAAAGATGGCCCACAGATGACCGGCTGGCAGCAGCTACGGGTGTTTATTTTCGGCGTGTTTGAACTGCTGGTGTGGATGAAAAAGTTTAAGGCGCAGGTGAAGAAGTAA
- a CDS encoding DUF2500 domain-containing protein, with protein sequence MSKMPLFFIIVVAIIVIAASFRFVQQRREKADNDAAPLLQKRVVVTNKREKALNDRRSRQQQVTPAGTTMRYDASFKPETGGLEMTFRLDAQQYHQLTVGEKGTLSYKGSRFEGFESEQ encoded by the coding sequence ATGAGCAAGATGCCGCTGTTTTTCATTATCGTGGTGGCGATCATCGTCATTGCCGCCTCGTTCCGTTTCGTGCAACAGCGCCGCGAGAAAGCGGACAATGACGCCGCGCCGCTGCTGCAAAAGCGCGTGGTGGTGACGAACAAACGCGAGAAAGCGCTCAATGACCGCCGTTCCCGCCAGCAGCAGGTGACGCCTGCGGGAACCACGATGCGCTATGACGCGAGCTTTAAGCCGGAAACCGGCGGGCTGGAGATGACTTTTCGTCTGGACGCGCAGCAGTACCATCAACTGACGGTGGGAGAGAAAGGGACGCTGAGCTATAAAGGATCGCGGTTTGAAGGGTTTGAATCGGAGCAGTAA
- the zntA gene encoding Zn(II)/Cd(II)/Pb(II) translocating P-type ATPase ZntA has product MSTPEIPKKIPQFSALKLNPVPPKEECCCDGACDTNSAPLPESGNRYSWLVNGMDCAACARKVENAVKQVPGVSHVQVLFATEKLLVSADTDVSQQVEAAVSKAGYALRSETAPAEKTSSLKENLPLITLIIMMALSWGLEQINHPFGNLAFIATTLVGLFPIVRQALRLMKSGSWFAIETLMSVAAIGALFIGATAEAAMVLLLFLIGERLEGWAASRARKGVSALMALKPETATRVVNGNRETTAISTLRPGDVIEVAAGGRLPADGALLTANASFDESALTGESIPVERAAGEKVPAGATSVDRLVQLKVLSEPGDSAIDRILKLIEEAEERRAPVERFIDRFSRVYTPAIMLVALLVALVPPLFFGAPWEGWIYKGLTLLLIGCPCALVISTPAAITSGLAAAARRGALIKGGAALEQLSQVQHIAFDKTGTLTVGKPQVTGVYPQDISENELLTLAAAVEQGSTHPLAQAVVREAQARGLNIPMATAQRALVGSGIEAEVAGKKIVIVAAGHSPDPQVEALEQAGQTVVAVIQDDVVKGILALRDTLRDDAKDAVAALHQLGVQGVILTGDNPRAAAAIAGELGLEFKAGLLPADKVRAVTELNAHAPLAMVGDGINDAPAMKASTIGIAMGSGTDVALETADAALTHNRLTGLAQMIGLARATRTNIRQNIGIALGLKGIFLVTTLLGMTGLWLAVLADTGATVLVTANALRLLRRK; this is encoded by the coding sequence ATGTCGACTCCAGAAATACCTAAAAAAATCCCGCAATTCTCGGCACTTAAGCTCAACCCGGTTCCACCGAAAGAGGAATGCTGCTGCGACGGAGCGTGCGACACAAATAGTGCGCCGCTGCCTGAAAGCGGCAACCGCTACAGTTGGCTGGTCAACGGTATGGACTGCGCGGCCTGCGCCCGTAAAGTGGAAAACGCAGTCAAACAGGTGCCAGGCGTCAGCCACGTTCAGGTACTGTTCGCTACTGAAAAACTGCTGGTAAGCGCCGATACTGACGTCAGCCAACAGGTTGAAGCCGCCGTCAGCAAGGCGGGTTACGCCCTGCGTAGCGAAACCGCCCCCGCAGAGAAAACGTCATCTTTAAAAGAAAATCTGCCACTGATCACCCTCATCATCATGATGGCCCTCAGTTGGGGGCTGGAGCAGATTAACCATCCGTTCGGCAACCTGGCGTTTATCGCCACCACGCTGGTCGGGCTGTTCCCGATTGTCCGTCAGGCGCTGCGTCTGATGAAAAGCGGCAGCTGGTTTGCCATCGAAACGCTGATGAGCGTGGCGGCCATTGGTGCGCTGTTTATCGGCGCGACGGCGGAAGCGGCGATGGTTCTGCTGCTGTTCTTAATCGGCGAACGTCTTGAGGGCTGGGCGGCAAGCCGCGCACGTAAAGGCGTCAGTGCGTTAATGGCCCTGAAGCCCGAAACCGCCACGCGGGTCGTGAACGGCAATCGCGAAACAACCGCTATTTCTACCCTGCGCCCTGGCGATGTCATTGAAGTCGCCGCCGGCGGGCGTTTGCCTGCGGATGGCGCGCTGCTCACCGCCAACGCCAGCTTTGACGAAAGTGCTCTCACCGGAGAGTCCATTCCGGTAGAACGCGCGGCGGGTGAAAAAGTGCCTGCCGGAGCCACCAGCGTCGATCGCCTGGTGCAGTTGAAGGTACTTTCTGAGCCAGGCGACAGCGCCATTGACCGTATCCTGAAGCTGATTGAAGAGGCCGAAGAGCGCCGCGCGCCGGTCGAACGTTTTATCGACCGCTTTAGCCGGGTTTACACGCCTGCCATCATGCTGGTTGCCCTGCTGGTGGCGCTCGTCCCACCGCTGTTCTTCGGCGCGCCGTGGGAAGGCTGGATTTATAAAGGGCTGACGCTGCTGCTGATTGGCTGCCCGTGTGCGCTGGTGATTTCCACGCCAGCAGCGATTACGTCCGGCCTGGCGGCAGCGGCACGTCGCGGTGCGTTGATTAAGGGTGGCGCGGCGCTGGAACAGTTGAGCCAGGTTCAACATATTGCGTTCGACAAAACCGGCACGCTGACCGTCGGCAAGCCGCAGGTCACCGGTGTGTATCCGCAGGATATCAGTGAAAACGAACTGCTTACGCTGGCCGCCGCCGTGGAGCAGGGGTCAACCCACCCGCTGGCGCAGGCGGTTGTGCGTGAAGCGCAGGCGCGCGGGCTGAACATTCCGATGGCAACCGCACAACGAGCGCTGGTCGGGTCAGGGATTGAGGCCGAAGTCGCGGGTAAAAAAATAGTGATTGTCGCGGCGGGTCACTCCCCTGACCCACAGGTTGAGGCGTTAGAACAAGCTGGCCAGACGGTCGTTGCCGTCATACAGGACGATGTGGTGAAAGGGATACTGGCGCTGCGTGATACCCTGCGCGATGACGCAAAAGACGCCGTGGCGGCGCTGCATCAGCTGGGTGTGCAGGGTGTGATTTTGACAGGCGATAACCCGCGCGCGGCGGCGGCGATTGCCGGTGAACTGGGGCTGGAATTCAAAGCCGGATTATTGCCTGCGGATAAGGTTCGTGCCGTGACAGAACTGAACGCGCACGCGCCGCTGGCGATGGTCGGAGACGGCATTAACGATGCCCCGGCGATGAAAGCCTCCACCATCGGCATTGCGATGGGCAGCGGCACCGACGTGGCGCTGGAGACGGCGGACGCGGCGCTCACGCACAACCGACTGACCGGGCTGGCGCAGATGATTGGGCTGGCACGGGCAACCCGCACCAATATTCGCCAGAACATTGGCATTGCGCTGGGTCTGAAGGGCATTTTCCTTGTAACCACGCTGCTCGGCATGACCGGGCTATGGCTGGCAGTGCTGGCGGATACGGGGGCGACGGTGCTGGTCACGGCGAACGCGTTGCGGTTATTACGTCGGAAATAA
- a CDS encoding TRAP transporter large permease has product MDAFVLLFTLAILLALGMPVAFAVGLSAVAGALWIDLPLEALMIQITSGVNKFTLLAIPFFILAGAIMAEGGIARRLVNFAYVFVGFIRGGLSLVNIVASTFFGAISGSSVADTASIGSVMIPEMEKKGYPREYAAAVTASGSVQAILIPPSHNSVIYSLAAGGTVSIATLFIAGVLPGLLLGVSLMVLCLGFARKRGYPKGEKTPFKQALKIMLDALWGLMTVVIILGGILSGIFTATESAAVACLWAFFVTMFIYRDYKWNELPKLMCRTVKTVTIVMILIGFAAAFGAVMTYMQLPTRITEFFTSLSDNKYVILMYLNIMLLLIGTLMDMAPIILILTPVLLPVTNSLGIDPVHFGMIMMVNLGIGLITPPVGSVLFVASAVSKQRIETVVRAMLPFYGMLLVVLGMVTYIPAISLWLPRVLGMQ; this is encoded by the coding sequence ATGGATGCATTTGTTTTGTTATTCACCCTCGCCATTTTGCTGGCGCTGGGGATGCCGGTGGCCTTTGCCGTCGGGCTAAGCGCCGTGGCAGGGGCGCTGTGGATTGATCTGCCGCTGGAGGCGCTGATGATCCAGATCACCAGCGGGGTGAACAAATTTACCCTGCTGGCGATCCCGTTCTTCATCCTTGCCGGGGCGATCATGGCAGAAGGGGGCATTGCACGACGGCTGGTGAATTTCGCCTACGTATTTGTCGGCTTTATACGCGGCGGGCTGTCGCTGGTGAATATTGTTGCCTCGACGTTTTTTGGGGCGATTTCCGGTTCATCGGTGGCGGACACGGCCTCCATTGGCAGCGTGATGATCCCGGAGATGGAGAAGAAGGGCTACCCGCGCGAATACGCAGCGGCGGTGACGGCCAGCGGGTCGGTGCAGGCGATTTTAATCCCGCCCAGCCACAACTCGGTGATTTACTCGCTGGCGGCGGGCGGCACGGTTTCTATCGCCACGCTGTTTATCGCGGGCGTGCTGCCGGGGCTGCTGCTCGGCGTAAGCCTGATGGTGCTGTGTCTGGGGTTTGCCCGCAAACGCGGCTATCCGAAAGGAGAAAAAACTCCGTTTAAGCAAGCGCTAAAAATCATGCTCGATGCACTGTGGGGGCTGATGACGGTAGTAATTATCCTCGGCGGGATTTTGTCCGGGATATTCACCGCAACCGAATCCGCAGCCGTGGCCTGCCTGTGGGCGTTCTTTGTCACGATGTTTATCTATCGCGACTATAAGTGGAACGAACTGCCAAAGCTAATGTGCCGGACGGTCAAAACCGTCACCATCGTGATGATTTTGATCGGCTTTGCCGCGGCGTTTGGCGCGGTGATGACCTATATGCAGTTGCCGACGCGCATTACAGAGTTCTTCACCTCGCTGTCGGATAACAAATACGTGATCCTGATGTATCTCAATATCATGCTGCTGCTGATTGGCACGCTGATGGACATGGCTCCGATCATTTTGATCCTGACGCCGGTGCTGCTGCCGGTGACTAATTCGCTGGGGATCGACCCGGTGCATTTCGGGATGATCATGATGGTCAACCTGGGGATTGGGCTGATTACTCCGCCTGTCGGGTCAGTGCTGTTTGTGGCGAGCGCGGTGAGCAAACAGCGGATCGAAACGGTAGTCCGCGCCATGCTGCCGTTCTACGGCATGCTGCTGGTGGTCTTGGGGATGGTGACGTATATCCCGGCAATTTCTTTATGGTTGCCGAGGGTGTTAGGGATGCAGTAA
- a CDS encoding DcrB family lipoprotein: protein MRNLVKYVGIGLLVVGLAACDNSDTKTPAQGASAESNATGQPVNLMDGKLSFSLPADMTDQSGKLGTQANNMHVYSDATGQKAVIVIVGDDTSEELGVLSKRLEDQQRSRDPQLQVVTNKSIELKGHTLQQLDSIISAKGQTAYSSVVLGKVDNKLLTIQITLPADDQQKAQTAAENIINTIVIQ, encoded by the coding sequence ATGCGCAATCTGGTTAAATATGTCGGGATTGGCCTGCTGGTTGTTGGCCTTGCAGCCTGTGATAACAGCGACACCAAAACGCCTGCTCAGGGCGCGTCCGCAGAAAGCAACGCGACCGGTCAGCCGGTGAACCTGATGGATGGCAAACTCAGTTTCTCTCTGCCAGCAGACATGACCGATCAGAGCGGCAAGCTCGGCACTCAGGCGAACAACATGCACGTCTATTCCGACGCAACCGGACAAAAAGCGGTGATTGTGATTGTTGGCGACGATACCAGCGAGGAGCTGGGCGTGCTGTCCAAACGTCTGGAAGATCAGCAGCGTAGCCGCGACCCGCAGTTGCAGGTGGTGACCAATAAGTCCATCGAACTGAAAGGCCACACGCTCCAGCAACTGGACAGCATCATCTCTGCAAAAGGCCAGACGGCTTATTCGTCTGTGGTGCTGGGCAAGGTGGATAACAAACTGCTGACTATCCAGATTACGCTGCCAGCAGACGATCAGCAGAAAGCGCAGACCGCCGCGGAAAACATCATTAACACCATCGTGATTCAGTAA
- the ftsY gene encoding signal recognition particle-docking protein FtsY — protein sequence MAKQKKRGFFSWLGFGEKEQETEQKTEEQQVVEEQSQPETPVETAAVVEAEEPAHSKEEIESFAQEVVEVTEQVQESEKPEPVVIEAVTEAPQAVIEHEELPLPEEVKAEAISAEEWQAEAETVEIVEAVEEEAALEPELTDEELEAQALAAEAAEEAVIVVPVEEQAEAEIVQEQEKPTKEGFFARLKRSLLKTKENLGSGFISLFRGKKIDDDLFEELEEQLLIADVGVETTRKIIANLTEGASRKQLRDAEALYGLLKDEMGEILAKVDEPLNIEGKTPFVILMVGVNGVGKTTTIGKLARQFEQQGKSVMLAAGDTFRAAAVEQLQVWGQRNNIPVIAQHTGADSASVIFDAIQAAKSRNVDVLIADTAGRLQNKAHLMEELKKIVRVMKKLDEDAPHEIMLTIDASTGQNAVSQAKLFHEAVGLTGITLTKLDGTAKGGVIFSVADQFGIPIRYIGVGERIEDLRPFKADDFIEALFARED from the coding sequence ATGGCAAAACAAAAAAAACGTGGCTTCTTTTCCTGGCTGGGTTTCGGTGAAAAAGAGCAAGAAACAGAACAGAAAACCGAAGAACAACAGGTTGTAGAAGAGCAGTCACAGCCTGAAACGCCTGTAGAGACCGCTGCGGTTGTCGAAGCGGAAGAGCCTGCCCACAGCAAAGAAGAGATTGAATCCTTTGCACAAGAGGTGGTTGAGGTCACTGAACAGGTTCAGGAGAGTGAGAAGCCAGAACCGGTCGTCATCGAAGCCGTTACCGAAGCGCCGCAGGCCGTTATCGAACACGAAGAGCTGCCGCTGCCGGAAGAGGTGAAAGCCGAAGCAATTTCTGCCGAAGAGTGGCAGGCCGAAGCGGAAACCGTTGAAATCGTTGAGGCGGTAGAAGAAGAAGCGGCCCTGGAGCCAGAGCTGACCGACGAAGAGCTGGAAGCCCAGGCGCTGGCGGCAGAAGCCGCGGAAGAAGCGGTTATCGTCGTGCCGGTGGAAGAACAGGCCGAAGCGGAAATCGTTCAGGAACAGGAAAAACCGACCAAAGAAGGTTTCTTCGCTCGCCTGAAACGTAGCCTGCTGAAAACCAAAGAAAACTTAGGTTCCGGATTTATCAGTCTTTTCCGCGGCAAAAAGATCGACGACGATCTGTTTGAAGAGCTGGAAGAGCAACTGCTGATTGCGGACGTGGGTGTCGAAACCACCCGTAAGATTATCGCCAACCTGACCGAAGGGGCGAGCCGCAAACAGCTGCGCGATGCCGAAGCGCTGTACGGCCTGCTGAAAGACGAGATGGGTGAAATTCTCGCAAAAGTTGACGAACCACTTAATATTGAAGGCAAAACGCCTTTTGTTATTCTGATGGTTGGCGTCAACGGTGTGGGGAAAACCACCACCATCGGCAAGCTGGCGCGTCAGTTCGAGCAGCAGGGTAAATCGGTGATGCTGGCGGCGGGCGATACCTTCCGTGCGGCGGCGGTTGAGCAACTGCAGGTCTGGGGCCAGCGCAACAACATCCCGGTGATTGCCCAGCATACCGGTGCGGATTCCGCATCTGTGATCTTCGATGCCATCCAGGCGGCGAAGTCGCGCAATGTGGACGTGCTGATTGCCGATACCGCAGGGCGTTTGCAGAACAAAGCGCACCTGATGGAAGAGTTGAAGAAAATCGTCCGCGTCATGAAGAAGCTGGACGAAGACGCACCGCATGAAATTATGCTGACTATTGATGCCAGCACCGGACAGAACGCTGTTAGCCAGGCGAAGCTGTTCCATGAAGCGGTAGGATTGACGGGGATCACGCTGACCAAGCTGGACGGCACCGCCAAAGGTGGGGTGATCTTCTCCGTGGCCGATCAGTTCGGCATTCCTATCCGTTACATCGGTGTGGGCGAGCGTATTGAGGATTTGCGTCCGTTTAAGGCGGACGACTTTATTGAGGCATTATTTGCCCGAGAGGACTAA
- a CDS encoding TRAP transporter substrate-binding protein, whose amino-acid sequence MKTTLKPLLAALCLSAFACSVSAQTIKAADVHPEGYPNVVAVQHMGEKLKQQTDGKLEIKVFPGGVLGDEKQMIEQAQMGAIDMIRVSMAPVAAILPDIEVFTLPYVFRDEDHMHKVIDGDIGKQIGDKLTANPKSRLVFLGWMDSGTRNLITKEPIVKPEDLKGKKIRVQGSPVALATLKDMGANSVAMGVSEVYSGMQTGVIDGAENNPPTFIAHNYMPVAKNYTLSGHFITPEMLLYSKVKWDKLSADEQQKVLTLAREAQFEQRKLWDAYNAQALEKMKAGGVQFHDIDKTVFIKATEPVRAQYGEKHQDLMKAIADVQ is encoded by the coding sequence ATGAAAACGACCCTCAAGCCGTTACTGGCCGCTCTGTGTCTGTCTGCTTTTGCCTGCTCCGTTTCTGCTCAAACCATTAAAGCTGCTGATGTTCACCCTGAAGGCTACCCGAACGTGGTGGCGGTGCAGCATATGGGTGAAAAACTCAAACAACAAACCGATGGCAAACTGGAGATCAAGGTTTTTCCTGGCGGTGTATTGGGTGATGAAAAACAGATGATTGAACAGGCGCAGATGGGGGCTATCGACATGATCCGTGTCTCGATGGCACCTGTTGCCGCCATCCTGCCGGATATTGAAGTCTTTACGCTGCCCTATGTGTTCCGCGATGAAGACCATATGCACAAAGTTATCGACGGGGATATCGGCAAACAAATCGGCGATAAACTGACCGCCAACCCGAAATCCCGGCTGGTCTTCCTCGGCTGGATGGATTCCGGTACGCGTAACCTGATCACCAAAGAGCCGATCGTCAAACCGGAGGATCTGAAAGGGAAGAAGATCCGCGTGCAGGGTAGCCCGGTTGCGCTCGCCACGCTGAAAGACATGGGGGCGAACTCGGTGGCGATGGGCGTCAGCGAGGTTTACAGCGGCATGCAAACCGGCGTGATTGACGGCGCAGAGAACAACCCGCCGACCTTTATCGCCCATAACTACATGCCAGTCGCCAAAAACTACACCCTGAGCGGCCACTTTATCACCCCGGAAATGCTGCTCTACTCAAAAGTGAAATGGGACAAACTCAGCGCCGACGAGCAGCAAAAAGTGCTGACCCTGGCGCGTGAAGCGCAGTTTGAGCAACGCAAGCTGTGGGATGCTTATAACGCCCAGGCGCTGGAGAAAATGAAGGCGGGCGGGGTGCAGTTCCACGACATCGACAAAACGGTGTTCATCAAAGCCACAGAGCCGGTGCGCGCCCAGTATGGCGAAAAGCATCAGGATCTGATGAAAGCCATCGCTGACGTCCAGTAA
- a CDS encoding lysoplasmalogenase produces the protein MLWSFIAVCLSAWLFVDASYRGPAWQRWLFKPVTLLLLLLLAWQAPMFNAISYLVLAGLCASLIGDALTLLPRQRLLYAVGAFFLSHLLYTIYFASQMTLSFFWPLPLVLLVIGALLIAVIWTRLEEMRLPVCTFIAMTLVMVWLAGELWFFRPTSQAMSAFFGAALLLLGNIVWLGSHYRRRFRADNAISAACYFAGHFLIVRSLYI, from the coding sequence ATGCTTTGGTCATTTATCGCCGTCTGTTTGTCCGCATGGCTTTTTGTCGATGCGTCGTACCGCGGCCCTGCCTGGCAGCGCTGGTTGTTTAAACCCGTCACGTTGCTGCTCCTGCTGTTGCTGGCCTGGCAGGCACCGATGTTTAACGCCATCAGCTATCTGGTGCTTGCAGGGCTGTGCGCGTCGTTGATTGGTGATGCCTTAACTCTGCTGCCGCGCCAGCGTCTGCTGTATGCCGTGGGCGCGTTCTTCCTGTCGCATCTGCTTTATACCATCTACTTTGCCAGCCAGATGACGCTCTCTTTCTTCTGGCCACTGCCGCTGGTGTTGCTGGTGATTGGCGCGCTGCTGATCGCGGTGATCTGGACGCGTCTGGAAGAGATGCGTCTGCCGGTCTGTACGTTTATCGCCATGACGCTGGTGATGGTGTGGCTGGCGGGCGAGCTGTGGTTCTTCCGTCCAACGTCGCAGGCGATGTCCGCCTTCTTCGGTGCAGCGCTGTTGTTACTCGGTAATATCGTCTGGCTGGGCAGCCATTATCGCCGCCGCTTCCGCGCGGATAACGCGATTTCCGCCGCCTGTTACTTTGCCGGACACTTCCTGATTGTGCGTTCGCTGTATATCTAA